Below is a window of Bacteroidota bacterium DNA.
GACCTCCTTTGTCGCCGCTGATAGAAATTTGTGCAGCAAGATGCACCACTACATCACAGCCTTTTACAAAGTTATCCAATGATTTCGGGTCGAGCAAATCGCCTTTAATGCTATTCACCTTCAGGCCTTCGAAGCCCCGTTTGTCGTTAAATGCCAAAACATTTACTTCGCATCCTTTGGCTATCAGGACTCTGCAAAGATTTGCGCCGACATGACCGCTTGCACCAGTAACTGCTATTTTCAATAGGGTGGGTTTTTAAGGTTAACTTTCGTAAAGATAATTAAAGAAAATAGCGGATAGTTGATTTTATACCAACACAATATTCACAGCATAAAAAGGTATCATACAATGGTTTGTTTATAAGTACTCAAAAAAACGCCCCACTTTTTAAGGGTGGGGCATACTAAGAAATATTATCATTTTGAATTATCGGTTATTATTTCTTAATGATTTTTGTACTTGATGAAAGATCTCCGGTTTTAAACTCAATAAAATATACTCCTGATGGTAAATCTGAAAGTGGCAGCAACACTTTCCCACTATTCAGGTCGCTGCCTGAAAATGCCATCGTGAACACACGCTTGCCCTCAGTATCAAATACCTGAACTGTTCCACGGTCGTTGGCCAATATGCCGGTATTCATTAATATTTCAGTAGAAAATGGGTTGGGATAATACGTGACAATTGTTTCATTTGTTTTACCACAATCGGTTACAACAGGAGCGAAATACTCAAATTTACCGTCATAGTCCGTTTGCTTCAGACGGTAATAGGTGGTTCCTCCAAGCGGTTGTTTGTCATCGGCAGCGTAAACTGAAATGTGACTACTGTTGCCGCTTCCTTTATAAGTACCGACTACCTCCCAATTAATGGCATCCTGACTCCGCTCAATAGTAAAGAAATCATTATTGTTTTCGGTGGCGGTTGTCCAGTTCAGCGCTACCTCAACGTTGCTGCATGCTGCCGAAAAATTTAACAGCTCAATAGGCAGTGGATTTCCTTCCGGTTTCAGACCAAAAGTTAATGGGCTGTAGGAGGTGAATCCGGTTCCGGTTATTGAACCACCCGGCTCATTTACCGGGTTCTGAACCTTAGGCATTGCAACCCATTTTGTTTCGCCATTGCAATCGCCGTAATGCGCTACTATTATTTTTGATGAATCCGAGATTCCGCTTCGTGAAGCGTCTTTCCAAAACAGGGTAACATCAGGCGTTGATGTGCCGCTTACCCGCTGCAGGTCCCAGTATTCCACACCGCTTAACTGCTCAAGCTCACCGGGGTCGCACACTGCATCGGTATTATCGAAATCAGGCGGTGGCGTAAAATTGTACACACAGCTGAATGTGTCGGTTAATTGTCCCGGTGCCGACATCTTCAACGGTGCCCATATTTTCTCATTTGCCATACTAATGGTTCCAACCGGAAAAGTGAATGACTCACTGCCGGCTTTTGCAACACTGCCATTTACAAAACTGTTAATTGAGCCACCGTTGCATGTTGCACTGTCTGAAAACAGCAAAGAGCCATTGTCTGTAAAATATACAATTCCATTGTTAAATTCTGCGTAACCGTTAATGGTCAAGGGTGTGGCAATATTGATATTTGAAGTGCCATTACTCGTATTGTTGAAAGTAACGTTATTAATCTTACCGATAAAAGTTGATGCGGTTAATGTAATCGGGACATCACTTCCAAAAATCAGGTCTGCGCCTACATTACCGGCGTCAATACTTCCGTTTATTCTTAAAGGAGAATTGCCTTCTATGAATAATTTATGAGGACCCAAAACAACTGTCCCTTCAGTGAGCGTCAAGGTTCCTTTTACGATAACATCTCCGACAAGGAGAACACCTTCCGTGCGGTTAATATCAAGATTATTGACAGTAATGGCCGGTAGTCCGGTACTTTGGCCGCTTCCCCCAATATTTATATTGGTCGAATCTCCACCGCTCAGTGTGCCATTTGAAACGGTTATAGCTCCATTGATATTTAACGTATGGTTGCCAAGTATAAAAGCTCCGTGTGCCAAGGCCAGTTCTCTGTTCACAGTCAGCTCATCATTGAGTGTAACACCTGCACCATTATTTATTGTCAGCGCATCAACCACGCTGTTTTCAAAAGTACCCGGAGGAATGTTAAGCAGGGAAGTCCCTGCATATACGAGCATTGAGCCACTATCTGATGCGTTGATTCGTGCCCCATTGGTAAAAGCTGTCTGACCACTAATGGTGAGATGATGACCGTTTAATTTCAAAGCATAGGTGCTTTGAGAATTGGTGATGACACCAACGGTTCTGTTATGGTCAAGCACGCAGTGATTGGAAGGGGCTACTGAAAAAGTAATATCCGCACCGTCAACCGGCACAACATGGCCTGACCAGTTGGCTGCAGTTCCAAAATCAGCGCTGACAGCACCTTGCCAAACAAATCTGTTGGATTCAAGTGCACCCATTTTTGGAGCAGTTCCACGCGCAATACCTTCATAATCTGTGAGTATTCCTGTCCCTGCGTAAGCAGGCAAATTGGAGGCTGCATAGTAATTAGTTATGTAAGTTCCTCCGGCAAATTGAAACTGAGGGTCAGTATTCAGGCTGCTTGCATCCTGAGCCGTAGACAGTT
It encodes the following:
- a CDS encoding T9SS type A sorting domain-containing protein produces the protein MTTSAALCEIDGIVLFGGTTSCCNNLINLGAGVSIGSKINGIWDEGASGSSANIWFNTIYICGSVTAATTSATAAIWDAANASTRNYRNNLLINARTGGATGKHYAIVLSGTSNTTIDNNDYFVSGTGGVIGRFGPTDKTTLATWKLSTAQDASSLNTDPQFQFAGGTYITNYYAASNLPAYAGTGILTDYEGIARGTAPKMGALESNRFVWQGAVSADFGTAANWSGHVVPVDGADITFSVAPSNHCVLDHNRTVGVITNSQSTYALKLNGHHLTISGQTAFTNGARINASDSGSMLVYAGTSLLNIPPGTFENSVVDALTINNGAGVTLNDELTVNRELALAHGAFILGNHTLNINGAITVSNGTLSGGDSTNINIGGSGQSTGLPAITVNNLDINRTEGVLLVGDVIVKGTLTLTEGTVVLGPHKLFIEGNSPLRINGSIDAGNVGADLIFGSDVPITLTASTFIGKINNVTFNNTSNGTSNINIATPLTINGYAEFNNGIVYFTDNGSLLFSDSATCNGGSINSFVNGSVAKAGSESFTFPVGTISMANEKIWAPLKMSAPGQLTDTFSCVYNFTPPPDFDNTDAVCDPGELEQLSGVEYWDLQRVSGTSTPDVTLFWKDASRSGISDSSKIIVAHYGDCNGETKWVAMPKVQNPVNEPGGSITGTGFTSYSPLTFGLKPEGNPLPIELLNFSAACSNVEVALNWTTATENNNDFFTIERSQDAINWEVVGTYKGSGNSSHISVYAADDKQPLGGTTYYRLKQTDYDGKFEYFAPVVTDCGKTNETIVTYYPNPFSTEILMNTGILANDRGTVQVFDTEGKRVFTMAFSGSDLNSGKVLLPLSDLPSGVYFIEFKTGDLSSSTKIIKK